The genomic interval TCAATATGAAAATGAAATAAATGTAAAAGTCCACTATGAGAATACGGCAAAAGAAATTTTAGAACAGATAAACAACAGATCAATTGATTATTTTATTGCAGGCATTGGCACTGGCGGCACAATTACTGGAATTGGAAAGCGGTTAAAAGAGAAATATCCGAATATAAAAATTATTGGAATTGAGCCGAAAAAGGGCTCAAATATTGAGGGATTAAAATCTTTAAAAGAAGGTTATGTGCCGCCAATTTTAGATTTAAAAGTTATTGACAAAATAATTGAAGTTGAAGAAAAAGATGCTTTATTTTGGCAAAAAAAATTAGCCAAAGAATATGGCATTTTTGTTGGTATCTCATCTGGCGCGGCAATGTTTCTTAGCCAAAAATTTGCCCAAAAAAATCCTAACGGAACGATTGTCACAATTTTTCCTGACAGAGGTGAAAAATATTTGTAAAAAAATAGAGGAGCAAACTAAATTTACTCCCATTTTTGGAAACTTTTTATTGTATTTTTGCTCCATTTAGAAATCGCTGGAACTCTAAGACATCTTTTGCCTTTTTGAGTTCTTTCTCTATGTCTACCAACTCTGTTATCTCTATAGTGTTAGTATTCACTATTGGAGCCTTACTGGCATCGCTCGGTTTTTCAACCATCCAACTTCCACTTTTCACTTTCCTAAATCGCAATCCCTGTTTGTGTCCCTTTTTATCAATAAGTTCAAGACCAAGATGGTCAAAGTTTCTCTCTATCATGTGTAAAAAGCTTCTGATCTTTTTCCTGGCTCTCCTGACTTTTTTCGGCTCTGTTATCTCTTCTAGTTGTACTTTCATTTTTTTTCACCTCCCGATTTTGCAAATCCTGTTTATATGCTTCTCGCTTGTGAAAATTTCACCTTTTCCACCCGGGAAAAATATAGCTCCGATATACATTCCTTTATCTGCTTTTTTTGCGGTCTTTACTATCCTTCTTACAGTTTCTTCTCTTCCCATTTTTTCTACCTCCCTTTTTTTGCTTTTTGTATAAATACTACATATAACATAGCATATCAATAAAATTTTGTCAAGGTTGCTTGATGTAAATATATGGGTTAAGATTAAATATATGTTAAAGCTATACAATACTTTATCGCGGAAAAAAGAGGTTTTTAAACCAATAAAGAAAAAGCAAGTTGGACTTTATACCTGCGGACCAACGGTTTATTTTTATGCCCATATAGGTAATTTGAAAACTTATATTTTTGAAGATATTTTAAAAAAAATATTAGAGTATAACAGCTATAAAGTAAACCATGTAATGAATATCACTGATGTAGGCCATTTAACTTCTGACGCTGATACTGGCGAAGATAAACTGGAAAAAGGCGCAAAAAGAGAAAAGAAAACTGTTTGGCAAATCGCTGAATTCTATACCAAGGCGTTTAAGAAAGATATAAAAGATTTAAACATTGAAGAACCAGATATTTGGATAAAAGCAACTGACACTATTAAAGACCAGATAAATTTAATCAAAATTTTGGAGAAAAAAGGATTTACTTATAAAATTGACGACGGCATTTATTTTAATACAGCAAAACTTAAAACTTATGGCCGATTATGGGGCAGAAAAAAGATATCAATGAAACCAGAAGCAAGAATAAAAATGGCTGCTGGCAAAAAAAATCCTACTGACTTTGCTTTGTGGAAATTCAGCCCAAAAGGAGCTAAAAGGCAAATGGAATGGAAATCGCCTTGGGGGATTGGATTTCCTGGCTGGCATACAGAATGCGTGGTAATGGGAATTAAAAATTTAGGTGTTCCATTTGATATTCACTGCGGCGGAATTGATCATATTCTTATTCACCATACTAATGAAATCGCCCAGGCAGAAGCTGCTTATGGAAAAATTTTAGCAAATTTCTGGCTGCATAGTGAATTTCTCGTTTTAGGCAAGGAAAAAATGGCAAAATCTAAGGGCAATATTGCTATTTTGGATGAGGTTATCAAAAAAGCATTTAATCCTCTTGCCTATCGCTATTTATGCCTTGGCGCGCATTACCGCTCAAAACTA from Candidatus Parcubacteria bacterium carries:
- a CDS encoding cysteine synthase family protein, producing the protein MTILDFIGNTPLVKIGNIFAKLEGFNPTGSVKDRIALAMLVKAEKEGILTKGKTIIEPTSGNTGISLAMFGAIKGYKVKVVMPESMKIIKRAMIKVFGGEIILVKDKDWRDNAIKFTKGLAEKDKNLVMLNQYENEINVKVHYENTAKEILEQINNRSIDYFIAGIGTGGTITGIGKRLKEKYPNIKIIGIEPKKGSNIEGLKSLKEGYVPPILDLKVIDKIIEVEEKDALFWQKKLAKEYGIFVGISSGAAMFLSQKFAQKNPNGTIVTIFPDRGEKYL
- the cysS gene encoding cysteine--tRNA ligase; its protein translation is MLKLYNTLSRKKEVFKPIKKKQVGLYTCGPTVYFYAHIGNLKTYIFEDILKKILEYNSYKVNHVMNITDVGHLTSDADTGEDKLEKGAKREKKTVWQIAEFYTKAFKKDIKDLNIEEPDIWIKATDTIKDQINLIKILEKKGFTYKIDDGIYFNTAKLKTYGRLWGRKKISMKPEARIKMAAGKKNPTDFALWKFSPKGAKRQMEWKSPWGIGFPGWHTECVVMGIKNLGVPFDIHCGGIDHILIHHTNEIAQAEAAYGKILANFWLHSEFLVLGKEKMAKSKGNIAILDEVIKKAFNPLAYRYLCLGAHYRSKLNFSWKALEGAQNSLNNLYQKVAEYSENRSRSGRIKNDSSKIKNYQNKFLEFVNDDLNTPKALALLWQIVKAQEISNREKYKLLLDFDKVFSLDLDKVKKLRIPQQVKKLVEEREKFREQKNWKKADEARKKVEKIGYQIEDTEKGYKILKK